GGGCTCTGATTTTTTGATGGTATATGTGCCGGCGCATGAGTCGGTTGAAGTAAACCCACAAAAGATCAGCGGAAAAAAAATTAATGTCTGGTGGTTTGATCCTCGTACTGGAGATAGCGTAAGCCTCGGCAAGTATAAAAACAATCGTAACTATACTTTTCGGACACCTATTACGGAGCGAGATTGGGTGCTCATTATAGACGATGTTGCTAAAGCCTACAGCACTCCCGGAGATATGCTTTTTGGCATGAACGAATAGTATTCAGACCTCAAAAACATCCTGCTTATTCATCTTTAAGCCTGGCGTAGATCAGCTCGTCTACTGTTTTGCCCTCTTTGGTTGCATTCTTTTTAAGCCGGGCTTCCAGGTGAAAGCCTGCTTTTTCTAACACACGGGCAGAAGCCTGGTTGTAGTCGAAGACACCGGCATAAATGCGGCAGATGTCATGCTCCGGACTTTCAAAAACAAAGTCGGAGATAGCTCGGACAGCTCGGGAGATAATTCCCCGGTTCCAGAAAGGCTCGCCTAGCCAGTAGCCTACTTCTGCACTCCGTTTATATATGTCCTGTTTAAAAACTATACCGATGGCACCGCCCGCCTGCCCATCCACTTCTATGGCCAGGTTAATCATGTAACGATCAACATTAGCCACGCGCACCCAAAGTTCCGCATCTTTAAGGGTGTAAGGATGCGGAAAATGGTCGCGTACGTTAATCCAGATTTTGTGGTTATTAGCGTGTTTAGCTAATGATACTTCATCACCCTCCTGCCAGGGCCGTAGGGTAAAATCATCAAATGTGAGTACAATAGGTTTTGTCATATTTTTGTTAAAATCCACTGAAAGAGGCTTTCCGTATCCTCTTTTTTACAAAGGCCGGTACCTTCGTTCATGGTAGCGGCCGTACCCGAAGCTACTCCAAAGGCTACCACCTCTCGCAGG
This window of the Porifericola rhodea genome carries:
- a CDS encoding GNAT family N-acetyltransferase, producing the protein MTKPIVLTFDDFTLRPWQEGDEVSLAKHANNHKIWINVRDHFPHPYTLKDAELWVRVANVDRYMINLAIEVDGQAGGAIGIVFKQDIYKRSAEVGYWLGEPFWNRGIISRAVRAISDFVFESPEHDICRIYAGVFDYNQASARVLEKAGFHLEARLKKNATKEGKTVDELIYARLKDE